The sequence below is a genomic window from Plasmodium gaboni strain SY75 chromosome 7, whole genome shotgun sequence.
atgaaaatattaatacataataattttcCAGATAATTTTACTCtattagaaaatattttagaAGATATGAATCAAAGAAAAGATTTCCGTAGATTATATGTTAGTTTATATTgtttaaaattaatattcaagaaattaaaaataaaaaagaaagaaaataatgagttatatgtagatatattgaataaatatttttatcctTTGATTAATTGTTTATATGATTTAAGTATGTTagatttaaataataatgatgtTAGTGAAATTTTAAGtttaatatgtaaaatttattattatgtaaatgatagctatttaataaaagaagttattatattagaatatatggataattatttcagtttatttgattttatattaaagaaTGAAATTGTAGTCACTAATTATATAGAGgatgaaaattatttaaaaaaattaccACAATTTAAATGTAAAAGAATAGTATTAGATATTATAACTCGTTTATTTTCTAGATATGTAAATacaaattataataaatttaataatgatattacCAAAAAATTTTGTGATGTATTCTTGAACAAATGGTTATGTCCATTCTTTGAAGACTTCATAATTAATTTAcaaaattatgataaaaataaaaagacCTTAACAGATGAatgtttaatatatatattacaagGATTATCATATGGTGTTGAAAATgcattaatatataaaaattatataaaaaataattttgattttttagttagaagtataatatttccactattatgttataataatgaagatattgaaaaattattatatgatgaatatgattatactatgaatatatttaatacatatgTTGTAGAAGATAAAAAGGTAAGTGCAAGCTCATTTATAAAAGATTTAACTAGATATAGAGGTGTTAAACATATATCAGAGTTATTTGCTTTATgtgaaaatattataagtacctataatgaaaattataataaaatttatagTACTACTCATAATCTTACCAATGAGAATGATCAGTTCTCCCACTTagaagaattattaaataatgaatattgtaagtataaatatggtgctttaaaaatattagaatgtttatataatcgTTTATGTGAtaagaaaagaaatatgAACATTGAACagtttttaaaaacatatGTAGAAAATGATTTAAATAGTCCAAActatttattatgttatCAATCAATTGTAACATATTCttgttttattaaaaaagtaCAATCATTCACAGATATAAATGGATTATTAAGAAACTATGAAATTATTCTTAATCATATGGGTAGTTCAAGTTTATTAATTAGAGTTGCTAGTGCATCATATATTAAGAAATTCTTTAAAATCAAAAATGagtatttaaaaaatgcaataataaaaacaattCCTTTACTTATTGAACGTTTATTAAATGTTATCAAAGAAATTAAATGTGAATATATTGTTATGACCTTAGATAATTTAGCATACACATATAAAGATTATATAACACCATATGTAAATGATGTTGTTGTTGCATTGTGTACAAGTTTTGTATttcttataaataaaaaagatgtAGAAgcaaatattaaaaattcattagaatataatttaagaaataatagtcataataataatagtaataataatagtcACCATATGCATCATCACCatcattttcataataataatgatataacAATGAATAGTATGAGTgataattcttttataaaacaaaaatatgGTAGCATCatgaatgaaaaaaaagaaaaaaaaaatgaaaatgaagaattGGATTTAAATTCTGTAATTTTATCTATACTAACAGCAATTTTAAGTTTATTAGATTCTGtagatgaagaaaataaagtacaaatttataaaaatactatatcttatttatatgtagTTGTGGATGAAACATTTAAATCACCATCTATTGATTATTTAGAAGAAGCATTATCCTTATTAActaatataacatattatttagaTATAGATGAACAAGTATATAAACGCtttgaaaaattatatgatatattttattttaatacagatgataatttaaaagTCCAAGAACTAAATATGATACGAGCTAATCCacaaattattttaaacAATGAAATCTTGATTAGTGACAAGAATAGTGAtgcatatttttatgatttcatatttgatttatcattttctaTAGGTGtatttgataatataatatctaAAGCAACTGAAAGTTTTGTTCAAATGTATAGCCATGAATATGGaatgaaatatattcatatggTCTATAGATTAGGTATGTTTGCTTTACATTCTAAAATTGTAAAAAGTGCATGCaaattattctttataCTTTTTGAAGCTACTGTCAAAATAAGAGGAGTAGATGAATTGATAATACCTGTACTAAATGCTTTTTCTatgaaattatttaaaCATGATGAAGCACAAGCTGTTATgaatcaaaaaaaaaaagaatccttagaaaataatgatggTGCAGATAGTATATGCAGTGAATACGatgaagatatattaaGTAAAACAAGCTTAGaatatattagaaaattattttattcaattattatatataatgttgatcaattctttttattctttaataatataaataagacaccttttatattaatgttCTTGTCTAATCTAAATGATgtcaaaataaataatacaagGAAATTGTATATACTAGCCATGagtaatatattagaaaatatGCACAATGCAAATATTAGTATGCATATTAATGAaattaattcatttatGCTTAACCTAGTTAATATAGCTAATGtttattatgaaaataaaaatgtcAAAGAAGACTCAGAAAAATCATTCGATTCAGATACATCTTCAATTGATGATAATAGTGAGGTAGATATAgatgaaaatgaagatgctacaaatgaaaaagcttataaattaattaaaacTATTGAAGCcttagaaaaaaaaaatgatctaaaaataaaaataaaagataatgTTACTTTAGATAATATCGTAACTGCTCAAACacaaaattttaataaagaaattaaaaatcataataataatcatgATGATGCAGATTATGATGAAGATGAcgatgatgatgatgatgatgacGCTTATTATGATTATGATGATTGTTCCGATTATAGTAATGATGAATATAGAAAAGGATTCTTTGATGATATTAATGCAttcaaaattttatatgatacGACAACAAacttttataataaatatcaaaatacttataataatgaaatcTTAGGTAAAATGAAATATCTAGTTGATGCAGATCATAATAATGAGTTACAACAAAAAGCACAAGATAAATAACCActcaaaaaaattaaaataaaaataaagtaatatatataaatataaattaataaatataaatatatatatatttatatatatatataagtatttatttatatgtgtacaaaaaaaaaaaaaaaagaaaaaattatttttatattattttataatttttttaccaataaaattgaatatataaatatacatatatatattttttatgcatacttacatatttatgtatatacacaaaacaatattttttttaatatttaaaaaaaaaaaaaaattaaaaattaattcaaacaaaataaaacaaaataataaataaatattataataaaatgaaatcTTTCAATAATCATTAAAAGATAATTCTACTACTTCCATTTCTTATGGTGTGAATTATTAATCACATCGGGATTGttataatcataataatattctaaaaaaaaaaaaataaaaataatataaatataatataaatataatataataatatatttaaagtattattttctaatatcaatttttacttttttaaAGTATCCATGTAAAGAAATTTCTTCTCATCACTAATATTTTgataagaaaatatattgacctaaggtaaaaaaaataacataaaaaataaattaagaattcacacacatatatatatattattttaaaaaaaaagatcTTTTAAGTTTTTACCAATTTTTTCCTCTTTGTAATATCAATATCTGAAAAGTTAATATTCTCATCTATCATCTGCAGctttattaaattataaacTTCTTCAATGCACATCtaaaaattaaatgtaacgcataaataaatatatttgtatatcTATAAAAGTACTAATATGTCATTTATTATgtgaaatatatattttttcttacGTCATATTCAAACTTGTCCAGTAAATTTATGGCCttctttataatatcattttttctaacaaagaaaataaataaatatatatatatatatatatatattaatgttcaaatatataacgttaattatatcaatatataaatttattatattctatTATTTTTGCTCCTACAAAATATTGAGGACGTGCGAAAGATGATGCTGTTCTTCTGGGCCTCTAATTAGCGCTTTGATTTTGCTTAGAAAATTGTTAAAATGGTTGATATAATCAgctataaaaaaaaaaaaaaataaataaataaaattataatcatacatattatatatatatatatatatatatattatgaatcaatttatttttcttttacCTTGCGATTTAATGAAGACATCAGTTTTTTTTGTATGAATATAATTGTCAACacatgataataaaaattc
It includes:
- a CDS encoding putative importin-7; translated protein: MQNLLNTSKLCEVLEGSISASKEKRIECEEYLKQITKVDGYMNVILNIVKSINIVDDNIRISASIFLKNSVRNNYDVLKKEEVCTLTKDIYESLLYLEMKDKQLYIQLFEIMKILIHNNFPDNFTLLENILEDMNQRKDFRRLYVSLYCLKLIFKKLKIKKKENNELYVDILNKYFYPLINCLYDLSMLDLNNNDVSEILSLICKIYYYVNDSYLIKEVIILEYMDNYFSLFDFILKNEIVVTNYIEDENYLKKLPQFKCKRIVLDIITRLFSRYVNTNYNKFNNDITKKFCDVFLNKWLCPFFEDFIINLQNYDKNKKTLTDECLIYILQGLSYGVENALIYKNYIKNNFDFLVRSIIFPLLCYNNEDIEKLLYDEYDYTMNIFNTYVVEDKKVSASSFIKDLTRYRGVKHISELFALCENIISTYNENYNKIYSTTHNLTNENDQFSHLEELLNNEYCKYKYGALKILECLYNRLCDKKRNMNIEQFLKTYVENDLNSPNYLLCYQSIVTYSCFIKKVQSFTDINGLLRNYEIILNHMGSSSLLIRVASASYIKKFFKIKNEYLKNAIIKTIPLLIERLLNVIKEIKCEYIVMTLDNLAYTYKDYITPYVNDVVVALCTSFVFLINKKDVEANIKNSLEYNLRNNSHNNNSNNNSHHMHHHHHFHNNNDITMNSMSDNSFIKQKYGSIMNEKKEKKNENEELDLNSVILSILTAILSLLDSVDEENKVQIYKNTISYLYVVVDETFKSPSIDYLEEALSLLTNITYYLDIDEQVYKRFEKLYDIFYFNTDDNLKVQELNMIRANPQIILNNEILISDKNSDAYFYDFIFDLSFSIGVFDNIISKATESFVQMYSHEYGMKYIHMVYRLGMFALHSKIVKSACKLFFILFEATVKIRGVDELIIPVLNAFSMKLFKHDEAQAVMNQKKKESLENNDGADSICSEYDEDILSKTSLEYIRKLFYSIIIYNVDQFFLFFNNINKTPFILMFLSNLNDVKINNTRKLYILAMSNILENMHNANISMHINEINSFMLNLVNIANVYYENKNVKEDSEKSFDSDTSSIDDNSEVDIDENEDATNEKAYKLIKTIEALEKKNDLKIKIKDNVTLDNIVTAQTQNFNKEIKNHNNNHDDADYDEDDDDDDDDDAYYDYDDCSDYSNDEYRKGFFDDINAFKILYDTTTNFYNKYQNTYNNEILGKMKYLVDADHNNELQQKAQDK